CATTTACCTTATTAAGACTAGGAGGCAGCCTAATGGCGGTATGCGGAGGCTGCAAGCAATTTATTGGTATCAATTACCGAAGCCTCGCCGTTCACTTAGGCGGCGAGGCGTTCATCCAGCGTTTTCGAAGCCAACACACCCGGCTCTCTTGTCTCGGTCAGAGCGTCAGGATTCGTACGGCTGATGGTACTGCCATTGTTTCAAGGCAGGCACAATTCATAACCTATTCACCACATGTGAACACCCCAACCCGATGCCATTACATTGTCAAATCACATGAGGGCAGGTTACCCAACTTTCTTAGGCACAATGGTAGTTTGTTTGGCAGGCACAACTTTCTTGCACGGATAACTGGCCACCACCTCGCCCCGGATACGCAGCGACTCCGCCAGCGCGAACTTGAATTCCTCCTCCTCCTCGGCGCTTTCAAATGCCGACTTGAGAACAGACGTCACCTTCTTTCCGGGGAGGCGCAGCAGCGCACACCGGGCGTCTTCCCGCAGTTCTTTATCCTTCAGCAGCGCGGCCATGGGCTTGAGCGCATCGTCGTCGCCAATTTCCGAAAGCATCCAGAGCACTTCACGCCGAACCGGCACCGGTCCCTCGGGCAGCAGTGCCAGCAACGCCTTTTGGACGGCAGCCTTTTCTTTCCTGGTTCCGGGACGGCCGGCGTAACGCACGACTTTCCATAAGCCGCGCTTGGCGGCTCGCGCGATTTCAAAGTCTTCACCAGCCATGACCGCTGCCAATGGCTTTACCGCTGGCGCACCAAGCATGCCCGCAGCCTGCCATGCCTCTGTGCGCACGGTATCGTCTGGACTCTTAATCCGAGCGACAATTTCTTCAACGGTGCTTGAGTTCTCAGCAGCCGGGGTGGAAGGCGCGAGCAAAGTGAGCGTGCCGGCAATCAGCGCGGCTTTGGTATTTTCCTGGGTATTCATCATAAGTGGTTCCTCATCCTGAATCAGGTTCAATTACAACACATACGGGTAGCGTTGCGGCTTGCCCAACATGCGGCTGGCTTCGTCGTCGCCCACCACATCCTGTTTCTCGCCATCCCAAACCAACTTTCGCCCCAATACATAAGAAAGATTGGCCAGGTTGCAAAGGGTGGCAGTGCGATGGGCAATCTCAATGTCCACAGCCGGCCGCAAATGCCCTTCGCGGATGGATTTAAACCAATCGGCCTTATGGTTCATATTAAAGTCTTCGTATTCGTCCGTGCGATACACTTCCTGACCGCCCGGCGGCAACTTGAAGTTGACGGCCTCGGGACTGGCAGGCTTGTAGCCACCTTCCCATTCCTGGATCAACTGCCCGTGCTCGCCGTAAAACACGTTCCCGAATTCGAGCTTGCCCACTTTTTCCCCCGGCTGCCCCCAAACCAGCGTCCAGTCGGGATTCTTGAATTGGAACACCGCATCCATGGTGACTGGACAATCCCAGAGTCCCTTCTTCGGCGGCTTCCCCGTCGCCTCGACGGTGAACGAGGTTTGATTATCCGCGTTCATGCACCAAAGAATAGTGCTGAACTGGTGCGCGCCGCGATCGCGAATCTGGCCGCCACCCGACTCCATCAGCCAGCGGAAGGTAGCTGGCAGGTAGCGCCGATTGAAGGGCCGCCACGGAAGCGGGCCCAGCCATAGATCCCAATCCAAATCCTCCGGTGGCGCACTATCCGGCACCGGCTTATCATCCGTTGGCGTGGCGTAATGCCAGCAGGCCACCTTGTTCACCCGTCCCACGATGCCATTGCGAATCGCGCGGCAGGTGTACCATGCCCCCTTGGCGGTGCGCGCCTGCGCCCCCACCTGAACGGCAACTTTATTAGCCCGGGCGGCTGCGATCATAGCCTGACCTTCGCGCACCGTGACCGAGGCTGGTTTCTCCACATAGACATGCTTGCCAGCCTGGCAGGCGTGAACGGTTTGGACTGCATGCCAATGGTCTGGGGTGGCGATGAGCACGGCATCAATGTCTTTGCGCTCAAGAATATACCGGTAGTCCCGGTACGGTGTAGCCCCCTCCCCCACGTTGTTCGAGGCGGCTTCGAGCCTATTTTCGTCCACATCGCACACCGCGGCAATCTTCACTTTATTGTCCTGCTGAAAACGGAGCATGTTGCGCAGATGGGTATTGCCCATGCCACCGACGCCAATATGGGCGACGACGAACCGGGATTGCGCTCCT
The sequence above is a segment of the Verrucomicrobiota bacterium genome. Coding sequences within it:
- a CDS encoding Gfo/Idh/MocA family oxidoreductase, which encodes MKNTQPQSNRRSFLKTSAAAVGAITIIPSGVISVSGQGGAQSRFVVAHIGVGGMGNTHLRNMLRFQQDNKVKIAAVCDVDENRLEAASNNVGEGATPYRDYRYILERKDIDAVLIATPDHWHAVQTVHACQAGKHVYVEKPASVTVREGQAMIAAARANKVAVQVGAQARTAKGAWYTCRAIRNGIVGRVNKVACWHYATPTDDKPVPDSAPPEDLDWDLWLGPLPWRPFNRRYLPATFRWLMESGGGQIRDRGAHQFSTILWCMNADNQTSFTVEATGKPPKKGLWDCPVTMDAVFQFKNPDWTLVWGQPGEKVGKLEFGNVFYGEHGQLIQEWEGGYKPASPEAVNFKLPPGGQEVYRTDEYEDFNMNHKADWFKSIREGHLRPAVDIEIAHRTATLCNLANLSYVLGRKLVWDGEKQDVVGDDEASRMLGKPQRYPYVL